The following are encoded in a window of Sulfurimonas sp. C5 genomic DNA:
- the hemN gene encoding oxygen-independent coproporphyrinogen III oxidase, with amino-acid sequence MSLDFAKFIKYSKPGPRYTSYPTALEFSDGFGYEEYLNKLASQDDSRPLSLYFHLPFCKNACYFCGCNVVFTSKEDKMLRYIDYLKRELKILSKHLNMHREVIQMHFGGGTPTFFSAPQLKEVIDEIKAYFPNFAEGAEISCEIDPRHIDEDQMRVMSEAGFNRVSFGIQDFNEKVQVAVHRVQPYNITKNAMDLARKYNMVSVNVDLIYGLPYQNLETFKETLELSLTLDPDRFAVFNYAHVPWLKKTMRKIDETTLPEPDEKLQIMQYTIDYLTSHGYKMVGMDHFAKPEDELFQAIEKGELHRNFQGYTTKGGADLIGVGLTSIGEGVDYYAQNFKDMKLYEEAIDAGKLPFERGVVLSEDDLIRQYVIMELMSNFKLDIKRFESIFNINFKEYFKDALEELQTFANEELITINDDKIACSQTGTLLIRNIAMPFDAYMHQHAGSKKTFSKTV; translated from the coding sequence ATGTCATTAGACTTTGCAAAATTTATAAAATACTCAAAACCGGGACCGAGATATACGTCATATCCAACAGCATTGGAGTTCAGTGACGGTTTTGGTTATGAAGAGTATTTAAACAAGTTAGCAAGTCAAGATGATTCTCGTCCTTTAAGTTTATATTTTCATCTTCCTTTTTGTAAAAATGCATGTTATTTTTGTGGATGTAACGTTGTGTTTACTTCAAAAGAAGACAAAATGCTGCGTTACATCGATTATCTTAAACGTGAACTAAAAATCCTCTCAAAACACCTTAATATGCACCGTGAAGTGATTCAGATGCACTTTGGAGGAGGGACACCGACGTTTTTCTCAGCACCACAGCTAAAAGAGGTTATTGATGAGATTAAAGCATATTTCCCAAATTTTGCAGAGGGTGCTGAGATCTCATGCGAAATAGATCCACGTCATATTGATGAGGATCAGATGCGTGTAATGAGTGAAGCGGGATTTAACCGTGTAAGTTTCGGTATTCAAGATTTTAACGAAAAAGTACAAGTCGCAGTACACCGTGTACAGCCGTATAACATTACAAAAAATGCGATGGATTTGGCACGTAAATACAACATGGTATCAGTTAACGTTGACCTTATTTACGGACTACCGTATCAAAATCTTGAGACTTTCAAAGAAACGTTGGAGCTTTCTTTAACTCTTGATCCGGACAGATTTGCAGTATTTAACTATGCACACGTGCCATGGTTGAAAAAGACTATGCGTAAGATTGATGAAACAACACTTCCAGAACCAGATGAAAAGTTGCAGATTATGCAATACACAATCGATTACCTTACAAGTCATGGGTATAAAATGGTCGGAATGGATCACTTTGCAAAACCTGAGGACGAACTTTTCCAAGCGATTGAGAAAGGGGAACTGCATAGGAACTTCCAAGGTTATACGACTAAAGGGGGAGCAGATCTAATTGGTGTTGGGCTTACTTCTATCGGTGAAGGTGTAGATTATTACGCGCAAAACTTTAAAGATATGAAGCTTTATGAAGAAGCGATAGATGCAGGAAAACTTCCTTTTGAACGTGGAGTAGTTCTGAGTGAAGATGATTTAATCCGTCAATATGTGATCATGGAATTGATGAGTAATTTCAAGTTAGATATAAAAAGATTTGAGTCAATCTTCAATATTAATTTTAAAGAGTACTTTAAAGATGCCTTAGAAGAACTGCAAACCTTTGCAAATGAAGAACTTATAACGATAAATGATGATAAAATTGCATGTTCTCAAACGGGAACGTTACTGATCAGAAATATAGCAATGCCTTTTGATGCATATATGCATCAACATGCAGGCAGTAAAAAAACATTTTCAAAAACGGTGTAA
- a CDS encoding (Fe-S)-binding protein has product MSANKNLEEIFNFDKTADDCVKCGKCIPVCTIHKVNADEVTSPRGFIDLLGAYKRGKLELDKTAKDIFESCFLCTNCVDVCPKSLPTDMVIEQARADIAKKFGIAWYKKLFFLLLRHRWLNDIAFKLGWVFQTCGFKIQSDIDSMKPRFSLPMLKADRLLPSLRKTSFLNSYPEEIDNGGKRKVAVFIGCLANYNFKSIGDSLLEILDTLGIDAFLAKDQKCCGAPAYFTGDFDTVDYNAKFNIEYFESFGDDIEAIIVPEATCSAMLKIDYEHFFHDQPEWKERAKKVMSKVYMATEWLQNHTELEKILESKKQNTRIVTYHDPCHARKMQGVYQEPRNLISKNYKIVEMSDPNACCGFGGITMQTEKHHFAKAAGVPKAAMIAKTEADVVSAECSACRMQINASMSYAGNEKTVFKNPIELIAEALRK; this is encoded by the coding sequence GTGAGTGCAAATAAAAATTTAGAAGAGATATTTAATTTCGATAAAACTGCTGATGATTGTGTAAAGTGCGGGAAGTGTATACCAGTATGTACAATTCATAAAGTAAATGCTGATGAGGTAACTTCACCTCGTGGTTTTATCGATCTTTTAGGAGCTTACAAACGTGGAAAACTAGAGCTGGATAAAACAGCAAAAGATATTTTTGAAAGCTGCTTTTTATGTACAAACTGTGTCGATGTATGTCCAAAATCATTACCTACTGATATGGTGATTGAACAAGCTCGTGCTGACATTGCAAAAAAATTCGGTATAGCTTGGTATAAAAAACTCTTTTTCTTATTACTTCGCCATAGATGGTTAAATGATATTGCATTTAAACTAGGATGGGTGTTCCAGACTTGTGGATTTAAAATTCAGTCTGATATAGATTCTATGAAACCAAGATTTTCTCTACCAATGCTCAAAGCGGACAGACTGCTGCCGAGTTTAAGAAAAACATCGTTTTTAAATTCATATCCTGAAGAGATTGATAATGGTGGAAAACGTAAAGTTGCCGTATTTATAGGATGTCTTGCAAACTATAACTTCAAATCAATAGGGGATTCTCTTTTAGAGATTTTAGATACTTTAGGTATTGATGCTTTCTTGGCAAAAGATCAAAAGTGTTGTGGAGCTCCTGCATATTTTACAGGAGATTTTGACACAGTTGATTACAATGCAAAGTTTAATATCGAGTATTTTGAATCATTCGGTGATGATATTGAAGCGATTATAGTTCCTGAAGCAACTTGTTCTGCGATGTTAAAGATAGATTATGAACATTTCTTTCACGACCAGCCTGAGTGGAAAGAACGTGCGAAAAAAGTTATGTCTAAAGTATACATGGCAACTGAGTGGCTGCAAAACCATACGGAGCTAGAAAAAATTCTAGAATCTAAAAAACAAAATACTCGCATTGTTACTTACCATGATCCTTGTCATGCAAGAAAAATGCAAGGGGTTTATCAAGAGCCAAGAAACTTGATCTCGAAAAACTATAAAATCGTAGAGATGAGCGATCCAAATGCATGTTGTGGTTTCGGTGGAATCACAATGCAGACAGAAAAACATCATTTTGCAAAAGCTGCAGGTGTTCCTAAAGCGGCAATGATTGCTAAAACTGAAGCAGATGTAGTAAGTGCAGAGTGTAGCGCATGTCGTATGCAGATCAATGCTTCTATGAGTTATGCAGGGAATGAAAAAACTGTCTTTAAAAATCCGATAGAACTTATTGCTGAGGCACTAAGAAAATAA
- the lgt gene encoding prolipoprotein diacylglyceryl transferase, translating to MDYFVWNADPVAFSFGSMRVFWYGILFATAIISGLEIMKWIYKKESKDLQELDTIFLYVVLGVVVGARLAHCLFYEPSYYLAHPIEILYVWKGGLASHGGGLGALIGIYLYKRKHTLNLLWFLDRIAIATAMFAFFVRLGNFMNSEILGKVTDVSWAIIFTRVDELPRHPAQLYEAFSYLIITLVLFIVYTKYRERLQDGFLFGLFLTLVFIVRFLVEFVKERQAEYAVDMMFSTGQILSIPFIILGLYLIVKGIKR from the coding sequence ATGGACTATTTCGTCTGGAACGCTGATCCGGTAGCTTTTTCTTTTGGAAGCATGAGGGTGTTCTGGTACGGGATACTCTTTGCAACAGCTATTATCTCTGGTCTGGAGATTATGAAATGGATATATAAAAAAGAGTCTAAAGATCTCCAGGAACTTGATACTATTTTTTTATATGTCGTTCTTGGTGTAGTAGTGGGTGCACGTTTGGCACACTGTCTATTCTACGAACCCTCTTATTATCTAGCACATCCGATCGAAATATTATATGTTTGGAAAGGTGGTCTTGCATCTCATGGCGGCGGGCTCGGTGCATTAATAGGTATATATTTATATAAACGCAAACATACGTTGAACCTTCTTTGGTTTTTAGACAGAATTGCTATTGCTACAGCTATGTTTGCTTTCTTTGTACGCCTTGGTAATTTTATGAATTCTGAGATTTTGGGCAAAGTTACAGATGTATCGTGGGCGATAATTTTTACAAGAGTAGATGAGCTTCCTCGTCATCCTGCACAACTTTATGAGGCTTTTTCCTATTTAATAATCACACTAGTTCTTTTCATTGTTTATACTAAGTATAGAGAACGCTTACAAGATGGTTTCTTATTTGGTCTGTTTTTAACTTTAGTTTTTATTGTGCGTTTCTTAGTTGAGTTTGTTAAAGAGAGACAAGCTGAATATGCAGTAGATATGATGTTCTCAACAGGACAAATATTAAGCATTCCGTTTATTATATTAGGGCTTTATCTAATTGTAAAAGGGATTAAAAGGTGA
- a CDS encoding DUF1294 domain-containing protein: MIAEVILACFIFINISSFFVYGFDKYRSMKNGTRISERELHTFSLLGGFLGATLAMTLFRHKVSKISFLVKHISIMFIWIVGFTYLFFRDFFSL; this comes from the coding sequence GTGATTGCAGAGGTCATTTTGGCCTGTTTTATATTTATCAACATCAGTTCTTTTTTCGTTTATGGTTTTGATAAATATAGATCTATGAAGAACGGTACTCGCATAAGTGAACGTGAACTTCATACATTTTCATTGTTAGGTGGCTTTTTAGGTGCTACACTTGCAATGACTCTTTTTCGACATAAAGTGAGTAAAATCTCTTTTTTAGTAAAACATATCTCTATAATGTTTATATGGATTGTAGGATTTACTTATCTGTTTTTTCGAGATTTTTTCTCTTTGTGA
- a CDS encoding DUF2062 domain-containing protein, whose translation MLRKTLKKTTKNKKLNDFIKKYKIRPEYLSGNRKMISRGVFLGLFIAFIPMPMQMAAVLLFIPFFRFNVPIALAMCWLSNPFTMPPMYYMEYLTGSYILGIEPQPVELTLDWFSNNLGKIFIPLYFGTALYSIFGSITGYLLVNHFWRSSVHKEKKSRKNR comes from the coding sequence ATGCTTAGAAAAACTCTCAAAAAAACGACAAAAAATAAAAAATTAAATGACTTTATAAAAAAATACAAAATCCGCCCGGAATATCTATCGGGTAATAGAAAGATGATATCGCGTGGAGTTTTTTTAGGGCTCTTTATCGCCTTTATTCCAATGCCTATGCAGATGGCAGCAGTTCTTCTGTTTATCCCTTTCTTCCGTTTTAACGTTCCGATCGCATTAGCTATGTGCTGGCTGAGTAACCCTTTTACAATGCCACCGATGTACTATATGGAGTATTTAACGGGCTCTTATATACTAGGTATTGAACCGCAACCGGTAGAGTTAACACTCGATTGGTTTTCAAATAATTTAGGCAAAATATTTATACCTCTTTATTTCGGTACAGCTTTATACTCTATTTTTGGCTCTATTACCGGATATCTTTTAGTAAATCATTTTTGGAGAAGTTCTGTTCACAAAGAGAAAAAATCTCGAAAAAACAGATAA
- a CDS encoding EAL domain-containing protein: MLNKHNISIITFIKFILPFALFWSLANVFFGQILAASITLIYVFISLSSLLLYKRTRNETLLVRIQMVLILLLPFLMMWTLGGFENGSNTMIWAFLAPIMALLYTNNKEPFYWLVAFLVLLSISVAIEPILTKQMLHYSLKEILFLINTAAVLSGIYILLKYFISQTKDDVNNNISFLQSYKTTIDTNLIVTKTDFDGKITFANENFYKISQYNANETLGAKHNLVRHPDTDPKVYTEIWDTILNKKTWHGQLKNRAKDGSTYWVETAISPILDKDNNIVEFIAIRYNITELIQKQETLTNLLYTDTLTGLKNRKALFKDKSSNKRFSLVLINIDNFSQINNLYGETFGDKVLLEFSSFLHSAVQQKETCELYRLAGDEFVILSEERDPEFLQQNIKGIIQYLHDNPISIDDQEVILSISVGISLEENNALLETSSMALKFAKRNSKHIAIYSEDISLNKEYENNLKWVKEIKSAIKHDRVVLYYQAIKDNKNGNINKYETLMRLLNTEGEVISPANFLDIAKKSKLYKELTKIVITKSFEYFKDKDYNFSVNITIEDILSPEINQFIIDSLEKYQIGPKVSFEIVESENIEKFAVIEKFISTVKSYGAKISIDDFGTGYSNFEYLMRLQADYIKIDGSIIKNIVHDKKSALITSIIVAFAQQMHIKTIGEFVENKDIEQKLKELGVDKSQGYFIEKPKEKL; encoded by the coding sequence TTGCTAAATAAACATAATATTTCGATAATTACTTTTATAAAATTTATTTTACCGTTTGCTCTATTTTGGTCACTGGCTAATGTATTTTTCGGACAAATACTTGCCGCTTCTATTACACTCATTTATGTATTTATTTCTCTGTCTAGTCTTCTTTTATATAAACGTACACGTAATGAAACCCTTCTTGTTCGTATACAAATGGTTTTAATCTTACTTCTGCCATTTCTCATGATGTGGACACTTGGCGGTTTTGAGAATGGAAGCAACACTATGATTTGGGCTTTTTTGGCACCGATAATGGCTTTACTCTATACAAATAATAAAGAACCTTTTTACTGGCTAGTAGCATTTTTAGTACTTCTTAGTATTTCAGTTGCAATTGAACCTATTCTTACAAAACAAATGCTCCATTACTCATTGAAAGAGATTTTATTTTTAATCAATACTGCCGCTGTTCTTTCAGGAATCTATATCCTTTTAAAGTACTTTATCAGTCAAACCAAAGATGACGTCAACAACAACATCTCATTTTTACAAAGTTACAAAACTACGATAGATACAAATTTAATTGTGACAAAAACTGACTTTGACGGTAAAATCACTTTTGCCAATGAAAATTTTTACAAAATTTCTCAATATAATGCAAACGAGACTTTAGGTGCAAAACATAACCTAGTTCGCCATCCCGATACCGATCCAAAAGTTTATACTGAAATATGGGATACTATTTTAAATAAAAAAACATGGCACGGTCAATTAAAAAACAGAGCAAAAGATGGTTCAACTTACTGGGTTGAAACGGCTATCTCACCTATTTTGGATAAAGATAATAATATAGTTGAGTTTATTGCTATCCGTTATAACATTACAGAACTGATACAGAAACAAGAAACACTGACAAACCTTCTTTACACAGACACATTAACAGGTTTAAAAAACAGAAAAGCACTCTTTAAAGACAAAAGTAGCAATAAAAGATTCTCTTTGGTTCTGATCAATATTGACAACTTTAGTCAGATCAACAATCTATACGGAGAAACTTTCGGAGATAAAGTACTTTTAGAGTTTAGTAGCTTTTTACATAGCGCTGTGCAACAAAAAGAGACGTGTGAACTTTACAGGCTTGCGGGTGATGAATTTGTTATTTTATCTGAAGAAAGAGATCCTGAATTTCTACAACAAAACATAAAAGGGATCATTCAATATCTACACGATAACCCGATTAGCATCGATGATCAGGAAGTTATTCTTAGTATTTCAGTAGGTATCTCCTTAGAAGAGAATAATGCTCTTTTAGAGACATCAAGTATGGCTTTAAAATTTGCAAAAAGAAATTCAAAGCACATTGCTATATACTCGGAAGATATATCGTTAAACAAAGAGTATGAAAACAATCTCAAATGGGTAAAAGAGATTAAGTCAGCCATTAAACATGATAGAGTTGTTCTCTATTATCAAGCAATCAAAGACAATAAAAACGGCAATATTAATAAATACGAAACTTTAATGCGACTTTTAAATACAGAGGGAGAAGTTATATCGCCTGCAAACTTTTTAGATATTGCAAAAAAATCTAAACTCTATAAAGAGCTTACAAAAATTGTAATTACGAAAAGTTTTGAATATTTCAAAGATAAAGATTATAACTTTTCAGTCAATATTACTATTGAAGATATTCTCTCACCTGAAATTAACCAATTTATTATTGATTCTTTAGAAAAGTACCAAATTGGTCCTAAAGTCTCTTTTGAAATTGTGGAAAGTGAAAATATAGAAAAATTTGCCGTTATTGAAAAATTCATATCAACTGTAAAGTCGTATGGAGCAAAAATTTCAATTGACGACTTTGGTACAGGCTATTCAAATTTTGAGTATCTCATGAGACTGCAAGCTGACTATATTAAGATCGACGGCAGTATCATCAAAAACATAGTCCATGATAAAAAATCCGCCCTCATCACATCAATCATTGTAGCCTTTGCACAACAGATGCATATTAAAACAATAGGTGAATTTGTAGAGAATAAAGATATAGAACAAAAATTAAAAGAACTTGGTGTAGATAAATCACAAGGTTACTTTATCGAAAAACCTAAAGAAAAATTATAG
- a CDS encoding DEAD/DEAH box helicase produces the protein MSFEKLGVFKPLLDAVSELGYEQPTLIQQRAIPLIMQNKDLFATAQTGTGKTAAFALPLLQKLRKKDPNKGVRAVIISPTRELSVQIYKDISAYAKYMDIKCEAIISGKDIVKQIATLKGGAEVIVATPGRLLELTQNGLRLNDVEVFVLDEADRMLDMGFSKDIKAIHPLLPKRHQTLLFSATFSEKVRKLSKLILSSPAFIETAKKNTTVDTINQVAYLVDANRKAELLAYLIGSRNFPQVLVFTRTKQSADLLGKELEKDGLKTGVIHGDKTKANRLKTLNQFMEGKFRVLVATDIASRGLDIEELPYVINYELPSIPEDYVHRVGRTGRAGREGEAISLLDVYEKFEIRDIEKLIGQKIDKEVIEGFEPDPNIRRVDRDEVKLKAEHKKQEKSYFQPKKAPKKTTAKTIKQAKKRKTTKRDPR, from the coding sequence ATGTCATTTGAAAAATTAGGAGTGTTTAAACCGTTGTTGGATGCTGTGTCGGAGCTCGGATATGAGCAGCCTACACTTATTCAACAGCGTGCAATTCCGCTTATAATGCAAAATAAAGATCTTTTTGCAACTGCCCAGACAGGTACAGGGAAAACAGCGGCATTTGCATTGCCGTTATTACAAAAATTAAGAAAGAAAGATCCAAATAAAGGTGTACGTGCCGTTATAATTTCTCCGACAAGAGAGTTGAGCGTACAAATTTATAAAGATATTAGTGCATATGCTAAATATATGGATATCAAATGTGAAGCGATTATTAGTGGAAAAGATATCGTAAAGCAGATTGCAACATTAAAAGGGGGAGCAGAGGTTATTGTAGCAACTCCGGGACGTCTTTTAGAGTTGACTCAAAATGGGTTAAGACTGAATGATGTTGAAGTATTCGTTCTTGATGAAGCGGACAGAATGCTCGATATGGGTTTTAGTAAAGATATCAAAGCAATTCATCCACTGCTTCCAAAAAGACATCAGACACTTCTGTTTTCAGCAACATTTTCAGAAAAAGTGAGAAAGCTTTCAAAGCTGATCCTTTCATCACCTGCTTTTATAGAAACAGCAAAGAAAAATACGACGGTAGATACGATCAACCAAGTTGCATATCTGGTAGATGCTAATAGAAAAGCGGAACTCTTAGCATACCTGATCGGATCAAGAAACTTTCCGCAGGTACTTGTTTTTACACGTACAAAGCAGAGTGCAGATCTACTAGGAAAAGAACTTGAAAAAGACGGTTTAAAAACAGGTGTTATTCACGGGGATAAAACAAAAGCGAACCGTTTAAAAACTCTTAACCAGTTTATGGAAGGAAAGTTCCGAGTACTTGTAGCGACAGATATAGCTTCTCGCGGACTTGACATTGAAGAGTTGCCGTATGTTATCAACTACGAACTTCCGTCTATTCCTGAAGATTATGTACATCGTGTTGGTCGTACAGGACGTGCAGGACGCGAAGGGGAGGCTATTTCTCTTCTTGATGTATATGAAAAATTTGAGATTCGCGATATCGAAAAACTAATCGGGCAGAAGATCGACAAAGAAGTTATCGAAGGTTTTGAACCAGACCCTAATATCAGACGTGTAGACCGTGATGAAGTGAAACTTAAAGCTGAGCATAAAAAGCAAGAAAAATCTTATTTTCAACCGAAAAAAGCACCAAAGAAAACGACAGCAAAAACTATAAAACAAGCTAAAAAAAGAAAAACAACTAAAAGAGATCCACGCTAA
- the truC gene encoding tRNA pseudouridine(65) synthase TruC, with amino-acid sequence MFANYTLEIIYQDKYLVAINKPSGLLVHKSMIDRHEIYYAMKMLRDQIGQWVYPIHRLDKPTSGVLLFALDKDTARLLNEQFRLREPKKTYLAVVRGWLENGIIDYPLKEKLDKIADKDAKEDKEAQEAVTEYKSLGQIELHGAVGKYDTVRYSLVELKPQTGRKHQLRRHMKHISHHMLGDTKYGRGEHNKFIRKEYNVHRLLLHCTSLEFVHPYSEETIVLKAKLDDTFKELLNKFNWSIDE; translated from the coding sequence TTGTTTGCAAACTACACATTAGAGATAATTTATCAAGATAAATATCTTGTAGCTATTAATAAACCAAGTGGACTCTTGGTCCACAAATCGATGATAGACCGCCATGAGATCTATTATGCGATGAAGATGCTGCGTGATCAAATAGGGCAGTGGGTGTATCCGATTCACCGACTTGATAAACCTACAAGCGGAGTACTCCTTTTTGCACTCGATAAAGATACAGCAAGACTTTTAAATGAACAGTTTCGCTTACGTGAGCCGAAAAAAACATATTTGGCTGTTGTTCGAGGATGGCTGGAAAACGGAATTATAGATTATCCCCTAAAAGAGAAGCTTGACAAAATTGCCGACAAAGATGCTAAAGAAGATAAAGAAGCACAAGAAGCAGTGACTGAGTACAAATCTTTAGGACAAATAGAACTGCACGGGGCTGTAGGAAAATACGATACCGTAAGATATTCATTAGTAGAATTAAAACCGCAAACAGGAAGAAAACATCAACTCCGTCGTCATATGAAACATATTTCCCATCATATGTTAGGAGATACAAAATATGGACGCGGTGAACATAACAAGTTTATCCGAAAAGAATATAATGTGCATAGATTATTATTGCATTGTACAAGTTTGGAGTTTGTACATCCGTACAGTGAAGAGACAATCGTGCTAAAAGCAAAGCTTGATGATACATTTAAAGAGTTATTGAATAAATTTAATTGGAGTATAGATGAGTAG